Proteins co-encoded in one Ananas comosus cultivar F153 unplaced genomic scaffold, ASM154086v1, whole genome shotgun sequence genomic window:
- the LOC109703843 gene encoding uncharacterized protein LOC109703843, translating to MAERSTLHVFLGLHYIILCVILLPSTVGLASTGLGAAGCSPSSCGQLRDIHYPFRLSTDPPRCGYPHGVLLCEDNRAILDLGSEKFFVTSIQYDMHAITVMRLGSVNGSCTPPFTSLTFGSPDVDNDITYGRYYGNSACFMNCTRPAHYDLYWPVPCMTRNNSFVYVVISEYSDCDLVMSVEPSCGFLAEAPLAPGVTMNSTADIFELLQAFWLSWEIPELHDQHSFHITPTCLNESLRIMKGRESDVADLALEFLEKRSSTKLCFVIGGRNL from the exons ATGGCTGAGAGGTCTACATTGCATGTATTTTTAGGATTACACTACATAATATTGTGTGTAATTCTCCTCCCATCTACTGTTGGATTGGCCTCAACAGGCCTCGGGGCCGCGGGCTGTTCTCCCTCCTCCTGCGGACAGCTCCGCGACATTCACTACCCTTTCCGTCTGAGCACCGATCCGCCTCGATGCGGATATCCTCATGGTGTTCTTCTTTGCGAGGATAACCGAGCTATTCTTGATCTCGGCTCGGAGAAGTTTTTCGTCACCAGCATTCAATACGATATGCACGCAATCACGGTGATGCGCCTGGGCTCCGTGAACGGAAGTTGCACTCCTCCTTTCACATCTCTTACGTTCGGATCGCCTGACGTCGACAACGACATAACCTACGGACGTTATTACGGGAACTCGGCATGTTTCATGAACTGCACGAGGCCGGCGCACTACGACTTGTACTGGCCGGTCCCGTGCATGACCCGGAACAACTCGTTCGTCTATGTAGTAATCAGTGAATATTCCGATTGCGACCTCGTGATGAGTGTTGAGCCGTCTTGCGGATTTCTAGCTGAGGCGCCTCTTGCCCCCGGAGTTACTATGAATTCGACTGCAGATATTTTCGAGCTCTTGCAGGCGTTCTGGCTTTCATGGGAGATCCCAGAGTTGCATGATCAACATTCCTTTCATATAACCCCTACATGCTTGAATGAATCTTTAAG AATCAtgaaggggagagagagtgatGTGGCCGACTTGGCATTAGAGTTTTTGGAAAAACGCAGCTCAACGAAGTTGTGTTTTGTAATCGGTGGAAGAAATCTTTAA